In a single window of the Flavobacterium sp. W4I14 genome:
- a CDS encoding hypothetical protein (product_source=Hypo-rule applied; cleavage_site_network=SignalP-noTM; ko=KO:K21572; pfam=PF07980,PF14322; superfamily=48452) produces MMKNILYSFLLSLVVLSGCNKALETDSTRVVGEKNMWNTVEDARAGIMGVYALTRAALSDNNGHWIYGDVRTGEFTSPKRQDLKAIISNNLNASYPVVESLSDWTRFYAIVNGANVFLENVAHVKATDKRYSDNNMTVDIAQARFLRAFAYFYMVRIWGDVPFIISSNEGVFENKPRESQTKILAWVESEMLRAAADLPYIYSAGDIQQPSNYYNEDRTRWGGALATKVTVYAVLAHVAAWNADYSNVAKYAKFVEDNYGRSGGGYTSTIDLTNSNGFFYNKNFRQIFGFNSDYGHIDGSSTGHIEELTLAEPIITKAIPDIYLPKDSIIKYFNLAKDDRFSVDTLGQSKFDRYFTNLNGKYPIFSKIKVIQGGGNDPNFRYFTSALIFTRLEDVVLLRAEALSVLGDQVGAINELVQVIGRRVSSTELSFNLDNDDILKMIFEERHRELMGEGQRWYDMIRFNKIRQNDPKFMSLIKTGGIYWPISRKLLSQNSLLTQNPYWR; encoded by the coding sequence ATGATGAAGAATATATTATACTCATTTCTGCTCTCGTTAGTGGTTTTATCAGGCTGTAATAAAGCTTTAGAAACCGATTCCACCCGTGTTGTAGGTGAAAAAAATATGTGGAATACTGTGGAGGATGCACGTGCCGGCATTATGGGGGTTTATGCACTAACACGTGCTGCACTCTCCGATAATAATGGACACTGGATTTACGGCGATGTAAGAACAGGAGAATTTACCAGCCCTAAGCGGCAGGATTTAAAAGCCATTATCAGCAATAATTTAAATGCATCATACCCTGTTGTAGAATCGCTTTCTGATTGGACCAGGTTTTATGCCATTGTAAACGGAGCCAATGTTTTTCTCGAAAATGTTGCCCACGTTAAAGCTACCGATAAACGTTATTCGGATAACAACATGACGGTAGATATTGCACAAGCCAGGTTTTTAAGGGCATTTGCCTATTTCTACATGGTGCGTATCTGGGGTGATGTGCCTTTCATTATTTCTTCTAACGAAGGTGTATTTGAAAACAAACCGAGAGAGAGCCAGACAAAAATACTGGCCTGGGTAGAAAGTGAAATGTTAAGGGCTGCAGCCGATCTGCCATATATATACAGTGCAGGCGATATACAGCAGCCAAGTAATTATTATAATGAAGACAGGACCCGTTGGGGTGGTGCACTGGCAACCAAGGTTACCGTTTATGCGGTTTTGGCACACGTTGCAGCCTGGAATGCCGATTATTCGAACGTAGCCAAATATGCCAAATTTGTGGAAGATAATTATGGCAGAAGCGGCGGGGGGTATACTTCTACAATCGACCTCACCAATTCGAACGGCTTTTTCTATAATAAAAACTTCAGGCAAATATTTGGGTTTAACTCTGATTATGGCCACATCGATGGCTCATCCACCGGTCATATTGAAGAATTAACCCTTGCCGAACCCATTATAACAAAGGCAATCCCAGATATTTACCTTCCAAAAGATTCGATCATAAAATATTTCAATCTGGCAAAAGATGATAGGTTCTCGGTTGATACCCTGGGTCAATCAAAATTCGACAGGTATTTTACCAATTTAAATGGTAAATACCCAATCTTCAGCAAAATCAAAGTAATCCAGGGTGGGGGTAACGATCCTAATTTCAGGTATTTTACCAGCGCATTGATTTTTACTCGTTTAGAAGATGTGGTGCTCTTACGTGCCGAGGCATTATCGGTACTGGGCGATCAGGTAGGCGCTATAAACGAATTGGTGCAGGTGATCGGCAGGCGGGTAAGTTCTACCGAACTAAGTTTTAATCTCGATAACGATGATATCCTTAAAATGATCTTCGAAGAAAGGCACCGTGAACTGATGGGGGAGGGGCAGAGGTGGTATGATATGATCCGTTTTAATAAAATCAGGCAAAATGATCCCAAATTTATGAGTCTGATTAAAACTGGAGGTATTTACTGGCCGATTTCGCGTAAGCTTTTATCCCAGAATAGTTTACTTACCCAAAATCCTTACTGGCGCTAA